In Bufo gargarizans isolate SCDJY-AF-19 chromosome 6, ASM1485885v1, whole genome shotgun sequence, a single genomic region encodes these proteins:
- the LOC122940950 gene encoding zinc finger protein 184-like, with protein MQTDIQVLIVTSKNLLTLKRPTNLKNQVKNKLKAPKSCDEKDLSETNSTYSYLSTLIKEEPDSHDGENITNTCVYTHTNHKEQCPSTQDMEERVPSENNILPDAKYIPPEGTQNCPSISVMEISCCDEENLTYPGTYRPTDHTSRNLPPHIKVEYDPCEEERTTANTFYIPEDHTQFPPVHIKEEPGSYEEGDLTDSNIYMPTNHVTQHPCPYIKEEPDTYHRGDKTSTGVSWLADHTQYFTHIEGEPVSLEKSNVLGQTLSFNCMECSEGFTSKSDLIYHQTVHRIEKLRCPECGKYFSNKSNLSNHIRSHTGEKPYSCPACGKRFTRKSTLIIHQRIHTGEKPFVCLECGRCFPGRGNLVKHQKVHKAKKPVTIKTFLPMPMTFIVDSNVAPIQMLQ; from the coding sequence ATGCAAACCGATATACAAGTTCTAATAGTGACCAGCAAAAATCTACTTACCTTAAAAAGACCAACAAATTTAAAGAATCAGGTGAAAAATAAGTTAAAAGCACCAAAGTCATGTGATGAAAAGGATCTGTCAGAAACTAATTCTACATATTCATATCTGTCTACATTAATTAAAGAGGAACCGGACTCACATGATGGagaaaacatcacaaacacctgTGTATATACGCACACAAATCATAAAGAACAATGTCCATCTACTCAGGATATGGAGGAACGTGTTCCATCTGAAAACAATATTCTACCAGATGCCAAGTATATACCTCCAGAAGGTACGCAAAACTGTCCATCTATTAGTGTTATGGAAATTTCCTGCTGTGATGAAGAAAATCTCACCTACCCTGGCACTTATAGACCTACTGATCATACATCACGCAATCTTCCTCCTCATATAAAAGTGGAATATGATCCATGCGAAGAAGAAAGGACTACAGCTAACACATTTTATATACCTGAAGATCATACACAATTCCCACCTGTTCATATTAAGGAGGAGCCAGGTTCGTACGAGGAAGGAGATCTTACAGACTCCAACATTTATATGCCCACAAATCATGTAACACAACATCCATGTCCTTATATTAAGGAGGAACCTGACACATATCATAGAGGAGATAAAACATCCACAGGCGTTTCTTGGCTGGCAGATCATACACAATACTTTACTCATATTGAGGGAGAACCAGTCTCCTTGGAAAAAAGCAATGTCCTGGGCCAAACTCTGTCCTTTAATTGCATGGAGTGTTCAGAGGGTTTTACCTCCAAGTCAGATCTTATATATCATCAAACTGTTCACAGAATAGAGAAACTGAggtgtcctgaatgtggaaaataCTTCTCCAATAAGTCTAATCTTTCTAATCACatcagaagtcacacaggagaaaaacccTACTCATGTCCTGCTTGTGGGAAACGTTTTACTAGGAAGAGCACGCTGATCATACATCAAAGgatccacacaggagagaagcccttTGTCTGCTTAGAGTGTGGGCGATGCTTTCCTGGCAGGGGTAATCTTGTGAAACATCAAAAGGTGCATAAAGCAAAAAAGCCAGTGACTATTAAAACCTTCCTCCCAATGCCAATGACTTTCATAGTAGACTCAAATGTGGCCCCAATTCAGATGCTTCAATGA